The following are from one region of the Muntiacus reevesi chromosome 3, mMunRee1.1, whole genome shotgun sequence genome:
- the LOC136163237 gene encoding gamma-crystallin F, with amino-acid sequence MGKITFYEDRGFQGRHYECSSDHPNLQPYFSRCNSIRVDSGCWMVYEQPNFQGPQYFLRRGDYPDYQQWMGLSDSIRSCRLIPHTSSHRLRIYEREDYRGQMVEITEDCSSLHDRFHFSEIHSFNVLEGWWVLYEMTNYRGRQYLLRPGDYRRYHDWGATNARVGSLRRAVDFY; translated from the exons ATGGGGAAG ATCACCTTCTACGAGGACCGGGGCTTCCAGGGCCGCCACTATGAGTGCAGCAGCGACCACCCCAACCTGCAGCCCTACTTCAGCCGCTGCAACTCCATCCGCGTGGACAGCGGCTGCTGGATGGTCTACGAGCAGCCCAACTTCCAGGGCCCGCAGTACTTCCTGCGGCGCGGCGACTACCCCGACTACCAGCAGTGGATGGGTCTCAGCGACTCCATCCGCTCCTGCCGCCTCATCCCCCAC ACCAGCTCCCACCGGCTGAGGATCTATGAGCGAGAGGACTACCGAGGCCAGATGGTGGAGATCACAGAGGACTGCTCCTCACTCCACGACCGCTTCCACTTCAGTGAGATCCACTCCTTCAACGTGCTGGAGGGCTGGTGGGTCCTCTACGAGATGACCAACTACCGGGGGCGGCAGTACCTGCTGCGGCCGGGGGATTACAGGCGCTACCACGACTGGGGGGCTACAAATGCCCGAGTGGGCTCCTTGAGGAGGGCCGTGGAtttctattga